From a region of the Veillonellaceae bacterium genome:
- a CDS encoding spore coat associated protein CotJA: protein MWQNDEDMDYMDSGEMAMGQSMASETCMPMMLAHAYVPWQFYDNAFCPQEALVKGTLFPELWGVYPIPD, encoded by the coding sequence ATGTGGCAGAATGATGAAGATATGGATTATATGGATTCCGGCGAAATGGCTATGGGCCAATCTATGGCCAGTGAAACCTGCATGCCCATGATGCTGGCGCATGCCTATGTACCGTGGCAATTTTATGACAACGCCTTCTGCCCGCAAGAGGCGCTAGTTAAAGGCACACTATTCCCTGAACTTTGGGGCGTATATCCAATACCGGATTAA